In one window of Candidatus Neomarinimicrobiota bacterium DNA:
- a CDS encoding Nif3-like dinuclear metal center hexameric protein, with amino-acid sequence MKVKDVTKILNEWAPEDSASEWDNVGLLIGSDEEELTGILVALDATERVVEEAISTDSNLIISHHPIIFEPLKALRKEEHPASVIYQLIKNDISLYTMHTNLDAAAGGVNEELANKLGLVDIEPLNSDAAGRYGRIGKLDTELSLSQFLEKIKSVLNVEALTYRGNLDSAVKIVAISSGSGGAFLETAIEKNADVFVSADFKHSHWLQGGERIALINAGHFESERVVIQPIKDYLENRIDFGKIQVRISESESNPFVLFNGNANT; translated from the coding sequence GTGAAAGTAAAGGATGTAACTAAAATATTGAATGAGTGGGCGCCGGAGGATAGCGCATCGGAATGGGATAACGTAGGGTTGCTGATAGGATCGGACGAAGAGGAATTAACCGGGATATTAGTTGCCCTCGATGCTACCGAAAGGGTTGTGGAAGAGGCCATAAGCACGGACTCTAATTTAATTATTTCACATCATCCGATAATATTCGAGCCTTTAAAAGCATTAAGGAAAGAAGAACACCCTGCGTCTGTAATCTACCAACTCATAAAGAACGATATTTCACTCTATACAATGCACACAAATTTGGATGCCGCTGCGGGTGGTGTGAACGAGGAGCTGGCAAACAAGTTAGGGCTTGTGGATATCGAACCTTTAAATTCTGATGCAGCAGGGCGGTATGGTAGAATCGGAAAGCTTGATACGGAGTTGAGCTTAAGCCAGTTTCTTGAAAAGATTAAATCGGTACTCAATGTAGAGGCGTTGACTTATAGAGGTAATCTGGACAGCGCTGTCAAAATAGTCGCCATCTCTTCAGGCTCAGGAGGAGCATTTTTGGAGACTGCCATTGAGAAGAACGCTGATGTATTTGTCAGCGCTGATTTCAAGCACAGCCATTGGCTTCAGGGAGGCGAGAGGATCGCCCTGATTAACGCAGGGCATTTTGAAAGTGAACGGGTAGTTATACAGCCGATAAAAGATTACTTAGAGAACAGGATTGATTTCGGAAAAATACAGGTTAGAATATCGGAATCCGAATCAAACCCGTTTGTTTTATTCAATGGAAATGCGAACACATAA
- a CDS encoding TonB-dependent receptor plug domain-containing protein: MNKNKFNFILIVILLFPAVRLYAQGIEEYYGTVKDSNTNKTISNVNVFIKNSNIGTTTGSSGSYVLQIDNPDARMVIVFRHVGYELLEISIADIDIPLDIFLTPRVIPLSEFKVKGKRITAEYQKDLPHSISVIESQVFELRGFDDIGDLLRNEQSVQVEDDLSGRKTISLRGGNADETIVLYNGIKLNSLYNNIADISLIDLQDISRIEVIRGSNTVIYGSDAIAGVVNLVPRLGEGNHIRFKQKIGSYDTGQWTLNLNGNAGNFSGFLSARQSSSRRLFSGEAAQNPELKNQSSHYTANLKFDLGSNDGGEDAIFATALITARDYENDRDEELLSNDEQLYSTRFIGDIPGLSNIELKTYIKYFEQIHEVKSSIGTLRRELKEDSFNLGIEKLLNLGSIEQRIVYQFERANLDFSDIRDNILLGGTNNPGIGLNRSRHGFVSITKFHQRSSSERVNVTDFDISFRREYVRDEEDIALAQKDISDGSDAYNDSADETSYKFSYIIAGKFENASYNAYMTYGTNFKFPTLHQRISSIYARSADETSITFEPEKVYSKEIGLELSGVMKGDTPLDGWKITTNFFQNVYYNKIRATYILGSPIPLFDNVSRAKISGLEINSDNFFFEEKFNFGLGVSKYFISDKSVFPFKYDFKVTSDLVLNFSGVSIHVILFKEGDQIGWIRDESDLLTEITLPSYSNVDFHLSKRFGWKNFDLVSNISALNLVENDLSIDGLALRDRRFYLSIGLEY; this comes from the coding sequence ATGAATAAGAATAAATTCAATTTTATACTCATCGTAATTTTGCTATTTCCCGCAGTTCGCCTCTACGCGCAGGGAATTGAGGAATATTACGGGACGGTAAAAGACTCGAATACGAATAAAACAATTTCAAACGTAAACGTCTTCATAAAGAATTCAAATATAGGCACGACGACAGGGTCTTCGGGAAGTTATGTTCTTCAAATCGACAACCCGGACGCCCGAATGGTTATTGTCTTCCGGCATGTAGGCTATGAGCTGCTCGAAATTTCCATCGCTGATATTGATATTCCTTTAGACATATTCTTAACGCCGAGAGTTATACCTCTGTCGGAATTCAAAGTGAAAGGAAAAAGGATTACCGCCGAATATCAAAAGGATCTTCCTCATTCAATCTCGGTTATAGAATCTCAGGTATTCGAGTTACGCGGATTTGACGATATCGGCGATCTTTTGAGAAACGAACAAAGTGTACAGGTTGAAGATGATCTGAGCGGCAGGAAAACCATTTCCCTGAGAGGAGGAAACGCGGATGAGACAATAGTGCTCTATAACGGCATCAAGTTAAACAGCCTCTATAATAACATTGCGGACATTTCTCTTATTGATTTGCAGGACATCTCAAGAATTGAGGTAATCAGGGGTAGCAATACGGTGATTTACGGGTCGGACGCCATTGCAGGCGTAGTGAATTTAGTCCCCAGACTCGGCGAAGGAAATCACATAAGATTTAAACAAAAAATAGGGAGTTATGATACAGGACAGTGGACCCTCAATCTCAACGGGAACGCGGGCAATTTTTCAGGATTTTTGAGCGCAAGGCAGAGTTCATCGCGCAGACTTTTTTCGGGAGAAGCGGCACAGAATCCCGAACTGAAAAATCAATCCTCACATTATACGGCTAACCTTAAGTTTGATTTGGGCAGTAACGATGGTGGTGAGGATGCTATCTTTGCAACTGCATTGATAACGGCTCGGGATTACGAGAACGATAGAGACGAGGAATTATTATCTAACGACGAGCAGCTGTATTCAACCCGTTTTATCGGGGATATACCGGGATTATCGAATATCGAATTGAAAACGTATATAAAATATTTTGAGCAGATCCACGAGGTGAAAAGTAGTATAGGAACTTTAAGGCGTGAATTAAAGGAGGACTCATTCAATCTCGGAATAGAAAAGCTATTAAATTTGGGCAGCATAGAGCAGCGAATTGTGTACCAATTTGAGCGAGCAAACTTAGATTTTTCTGACATTCGGGATAATATACTTCTCGGAGGGACAAATAATCCGGGCATCGGATTGAACAGGTCGAGGCACGGATTCGTTTCAATAACCAAGTTCCACCAGAGAAGCAGTTCAGAAAGAGTAAACGTGACCGACTTCGACATCAGCTTCCGCAGGGAATATGTGCGTGATGAGGAGGATATAGCGCTTGCTCAAAAGGATATTTCGGATGGCTCTGATGCATATAATGACTCAGCTGATGAGACATCATACAAATTTTCATATATCATCGCCGGTAAATTTGAAAACGCATCTTATAACGCTTATATGACCTACGGCACAAATTTTAAATTCCCGACTCTGCATCAACGCATCAGTTCTATTTATGCCAGAAGCGCAGATGAGACTTCCATAACTTTTGAACCTGAAAAAGTTTATAGTAAGGAGATAGGATTAGAGTTATCGGGAGTTATGAAGGGCGATACTCCGTTGGATGGATGGAAAATAACAACTAACTTCTTTCAAAATGTCTACTATAATAAGATCCGGGCAACGTATATTTTGGGATCACCGATTCCCTTATTCGACAACGTATCAAGAGCAAAAATCTCCGGATTGGAAATTAACTCGGACAACTTTTTTTTCGAGGAGAAGTTCAATTTTGGATTAGGGGTCTCTAAGTATTTTATTTCCGATAAATCGGTATTCCCTTTCAAGTATGATTTTAAAGTTACATCGGATTTGGTTTTAAATTTCAGCGGAGTGTCGATTCATGTGATCCTGTTTAAAGAGGGGGATCAGATCGGATGGATAAGAGATGAATCTGACTTGCTGACAGAAATCACTCTACCTTCATATTCGAATGTAGATTTTCATTTAAGTAAGAGGTTCGGGTGGAAAAATTTCGATCTCGTTTCAAATATCAGTGCTTTAAATCTCGTTGAAAATGACCTGAGCATAGACGGGCTGGCTCTTCGCGACAGAAGATTCTATCTAAGTATAGGATTGGAATATTAA